TATACACATGTTCTGGCATACTAATTGATATTTTTCTAATCATTATCAATAACTCCTATAGTATTAATATCTACTTATATAATATGACGATAAATATAATTGGTGCATACACTGTATACAAAATAGCTACCTTTGTAGATTAAGAGGCTTAGTGGAAGAGAAAAAAATATTTTTTCATTGAAATGTATAAATATTTTTCAGTGGTTTTTATTGTGAAGTTTTAACAATTACAGGATAATATCAGCAATTTATGTATACTCTATTAGTACATCACAAAAATTCTGTGAATAGAGGGTTTATAGTTATGACTACAAAGAAAAATAATTAGTTTTATGGTATTGCGATGGTAATAAAGCTAAAGATAAGCTTATAAATGTATAAGGCGTTAATATAATTGAGAATATTATGAATTATCTGTATATTTAAAATTCATAATGCTATAAAATTTAATAAAATATATTGCTATAATGCAAGAATGGAGATGTTTTATGGTTAAAATACTATTAGGGTCACTGATTTTGTTTGTATCATACTTTGCTTTTATTTATTTCTCAGATGTTCTCAGAGCGGCAAAGACAGGAAAAATCAAAAATAAAAATTTTATTGTTTTTGGTGGAATAGGATTTATAGCTAATTTTTTTGATACTTTAGGAGTAGGAAGCTTTGCTATTATAACATCTATAGTTAGGTTCTTCAAATTGACGGATGATAGAACCCTCCCTGGCACTTTAAATGTATCTTGTACGATTCCAACTGCTTTGGAGGCGATTATTTTTTTAACTGTTATAAAAGTTGATAAAATAACATTGATTTCAATGATTATGGCTGCAGTTTTAGGTGCAATAATAGGAGCAGATATTGTTGCCAAATTTAACATAAGAGATGTAAGAATTGGAATGGGACTCGCGCTAATTGTGGTTGCTGTTATGATGCTTTCGGGACTGCTTCATCTTATGCCAATTGGCGGAACAGCCAGTGGGCTTATAGGAATTAAACTTATGGTTGCTATTGGTTGTAATTTTATACTTGGAGCACTAATGCAACTTGGTGTTGGCCTGTATGCTCCTTGCATGGCACTAATTTATGCACTTGGAATGAACCCTCTTGCTGCTTTTCCAATAATGATGGGCTCCTGTGCTTTTCTAATGCCTGCGGGATCTGTTCAATTTGTAAAAAAAGAAGCATATGATAGAAAAGCATCTATAGCTATTACTCTGTTTGGAAGTGCTGGGGTATTAATTGCTGCGTATATTGTTAAATCACTGCCACTAAATATTGTTAAATGGTTAGTGCTAATAATCGTAATCTATACATCTATTATGCTATTAGTATCTGCCCATCAAGCACGAAAACAAGTGAAAAATTCATAGAGATATACTCTTAGCAAACATAAACTTGCAGTTTCTGTGAGTAACTGTTGGTATTGCAGAATAAAAGAGATAATCATTACAAGGTATTTATATTACATTGTAATATTCCCTCCTTCAATATATTATTAATGTGGTTGGAACTCATCCTCATGAGGATCACATAGGTGGGCTTGATTATATAATTAATAGATTTAAGGTAGGAAAAATATACATGCCTAAAGCTACATCAACTACTAAAGCATTTGAAGGTGTAGTAACAGCCATTAAAAATAGTGGAATGACCGCTACAGTTCCAACACCAGGAAAAGGCTTTAAAGTAGGGGATGCTACCTGTGTAATTATAGCACCAAATGGAATTAACTATGAAGACACTAATAATAATTCTATAGTTATTAAAGTAAGCTTTGGAGAAAATTCTTTCTTATTTACTGGAGATGCTGAAGCGATTTCCGAGAATGAGATGTTAGCAAGTGGTTATGATCTTCAAGCAGATGTACTTAAAATAGGTCATCATGGTAGTAATAGTTCAACAACGCAACAGTTTTTAAATGCAGTTAATCCAAAGTATGCAGTAATAAGTGTTGGAAAAGAAAATAATTATGGTCATCCTGCAAAAGAAACTATGGATAGACTTATAGCTCAAAATATATCTGTATACAGAACTGATGAATCAGGTAATATAATAGGAATTTCAGATGGTAAAAACATAACTTTTAATGTTATTCCAAGTGTAAGCATAGACAATAATCCAAGTATTACAGATGTAAAAATAACATCTATAGATTTAGCAAATGAGATAGCAACAATTAAAAATTTTGGAGCTACTGATGTAGATATGACAGGCTGGAGCTTGTTAAGCACAGAAGGAATGCAAAATTATGATTTCCCAGATAAATTTATTTTAAAAGCAGGTGCCAGCATGAATATTACCAGTGGAGCAAATGCTAAGGATGATGAAGTGGTATATTTGAAATGGACCGGATCCAATATTTGGAACAATCTTGGAGATCTAGGGGAGCTTTATGATGCAAACGATGGATTAGTATCATCTAAGTAAGGGTAACTGTTATCTGTAACCTTTAATATTTAACATATCAGAAATAGTTTTAATTTGATAGCCTTTAGCTTTAAGTTTTTCAATAATTTGTGGTAATGCTTCAGCAGTTGCAATTTTATCAGCGTTACTATGCATAAGTATTATTTCACCAGGACGAACATTATTAATAACAGTATCAACAATATGGTCTTTTTCCTTTTGAGACCAATCAAAGGTATCTAGTGACCATATAGCCATTTTATAATTATTTTCTCTAAAAACATTAATGACGTTATTATCTATAGCACCATAAGGTGGTCTAACTATGGAAGGCTTTTTTCCTATAAGCTTATATAATATATTATCAGTAGATGTAAGTTCTTTGGTAATGTCTTGTGAACTAAGCTTACTTAAATCAGCATGTGTATAAGAATGATTTAAAATTAAATGCCCTTCATTAAAAGCTCTTTTTACCACTTCAGGATTAGCTTTGGCACTTTCGCCTATAAAGAAAAAGTTAGCTCTTATATTATACTTTTTTAATATATCAAGTATTTCGGGTGTTATTTTTGAATCGGGACCATCATCAAAGGATAAGGATACGACTTTTTCTTTTGTTGGTCCATTTAAAAATATAACGCCAGGATTATCCCTTGTAAATTTAACTATATTATTTTTCCATTTTATATTACTTGCAAGTTCCTTTTTAGTGAATTTATCTGATGAACCTAATGGGTATAATATTTGGGCATCTTTATTATAGGACGTAGTGTAAATATTTCTTTCATTTATACCTAAGGCATTATGTGATTTTAAAAAATCACCAAAGAGCAAAGAGTTTGTTAAAATAATTATCAATGATATAAAAACAAAGAAATTGGTTTTCTTAGTACGCATAACAATGTCCTCCTTGAATTATTTATTATTTTATCTTATCTTCGTAAAACAGATGTTGGTTTATGCTAGCAATTATAATATTAAATGTATCGTAAACTTATATAGATTTTTATTAAAGTAAAAAAGAACCTAATTGGCTCTTCATTATTGTTGTAACAATCTTTTAAGTCCTTCTCCTTCTTCTTCCTGAAATAATATCCACGAATAATGCTATTGCAGCTATTACAAGTAACCAATGAATCATAAGACCGCCAATGCTAAATATAAACCCCAAGAACCAAAAAATTAATAATATTCCACCTATCCAACTTAAAAAACCCATTTAAAACACTACCTTTCATGTATTTAAATAAATATATATTTACTAAATCTCTTTAAATATTATAATTACCATAATTTCATTATGTATACTCATTATATTCATCATCAAATCTTGAATAATATCAGTTGAAATAGCAAAAATTATAAAAAAATATGTAGCATACTTAGTGATAAAGATACTGAGGACATTTTGTTCATAATTAACCATAGAGAATTATTAATACAATATTAACATATATTCTGTAATTATATGATAATATTGTATTAAGTTTATGATAAAACCAAGATTAAGTATAAAATTGTATATTTAAAAAAAATCATAAACAATGAAGGGAGAATTTAATATGGCAGTTAGTTTGAAAAAAGGACAAAAGGTGGATCTAACCAAAACAAATCCTGGTCTTAAAAAAGTACTTATAGGGCTTGGTTGGGATACAAATAAATATGATGGCGGCTCTGATTTCGATCTAGATTCAGCTGCTTTTCTTTTAGGTGAAAATGGAAAGGTATCTGGGGATGGAGATTTCATTTTTTATAATAATTTAAATCACGCTTCAAATTCTGTAAATCACCTAGGGGACAACTTAACTGGTAATGGGGATGGGGACGACGAACAACTGAAGGTTGATTTATCTGTTGTTCCACAAAACGTAACAAAAATTGATTTCACAGTAACTATTAACGATGCAGAAACAAGAAAACAAAACTTTGGACAAGTTTCTAATGCGTTTATAAGAATATGTAACGAAGAAACTGGGGCAGAATTAATAAGATATGACCTAGGAGAAGACTATAGTATAGAAACAGCTGTAATAGTTGCAGAATTATATAGGAACGGAGCAGAATGGAAATTTAACGCAATAGGTAGTGGCTTCGAAGGCGGGCTTGGCGCTCTATGTTCAAATTTCGGAGTGAATAATTAAATCAATTATAAAATTAAAAGAAGGTGCTTATAGTGACTATTAATTTGAAAAAAGGACAAAAAGTTGACTTAACAAAAGGAAATAGTGGAATATCAAAAATAGTGGTTGGACTGGGTTGGGATGCTGTAGCTTCATCTGCAGGCGGTGGTCTTTTTAAAAAAAAGGCTTCAGATATTGATTGTGATGCTTCAGTTTTAATGATAAATAGTGATGGTAAACTTAAAGGTATAGAAAATGTTATATATTTTGGGAATTTGGAAAGTCGTTGTGGGGGTGTAGTACATACTGGAGACAATAGAACTGGTGATGGTAATGGTGATGATGAACAGATACTTATAGATTTATCGAAAATTTCTGAAGGCGTAGATAAATTAGTATTTGTTGTTAATATTTACGATTGTATTAAAAGAAATCAAGATTTTGGCCAAATTCAAAATGCATATATAAGAATTGTAAATACTACAGATAATACTGAATTATTAAAATACAATCTATCTGAAAGCTATGCAGGTAAGACTTCTCTAATAACAGGAGATATTTATAGACATAATAATGAATGGAAATTTTCAGCTATTGGTGAAGGAACAAATGAAGGTTCACTAACTGGCCTTATTGAAAGATATAGAAAATAAATATTTAAAGTAAAGGGTATATCTTAGATAATTAAGATATACCCTTTACTTTAATAAGCTTAAAGACTATAAATAACCCCGCTGTATATTATATTAACAGTAAACTCTTATAAACAGATGGGATATTTTTTATAATATCAAGTGTAATTGAACTTACAAAAACCAAAATGCAATCTAATAAAAAGTGTCTTTAGAAAATGCATTTTCCCATTCACCTTTATAATATATAGAGCCATCAGACTTGTATGCAGTTCCTAAGCCATCTGGGCCGTCATTTTTTAATTTGCCGACATATTTATCGCCACTATTAAAATAATAAGAACCTATGCCACTACAGATCGGAATTGATTACAATATAATTAAATATATCTATATTATAACATAAATATATAAATTGTATAATTAGATGTGAAAATAATCTCAAAAAATTATAAACCGTTTATTTCAAGTCAGAACATTATAGGGAAATATTGTAATTTTCACCATGTATAACCTGTTTACAATTTGTTAACAATCTGATATAGTTTAAACGGATATCAAAAGATACCTATTGGGAGGTAGATGACATGACAAGATTTGCATCAAGGGGTTGCGCCTTTATAGTTGCTGTAGCTATGCTGGTTTTTGTATTACCAATTTCACTGGCAAATGCTCAAACAAAGACTCTTTCAGAGGCCATAATGAAGACAAATATGGCAACATCAGTGGAGAGCAATGGAAAATTAAACTTGACATTTAAGGCTGAAGGACTTTCGCAGCAAGGTCAAGAAGAGTTTGCAATGGTAAGTGAAATTTTAAACAACTTACAAGTAAGTTGCAATTCTAAAATATCTGGAAATAGTAATGGAACGATTTCAAGGCAATATGTTAAGATGTCAGCAACTGTAGGTGGAAGTCCTTACAGTGGAGAATTATGGAGTGATATGAACCTTACTGGTAAAACCCCTGTAGTTAAGGAAATTGTAAAAGCACCACAGCTATTTGAAATGATGTTATCTCCTGAATATATGAATAAATATATGCTACTCGATTTTAATCAGATAAAGAAAATACCGGAAATAGATGCTGGAATAGGTAGCATGGATTTTGGCAAAATGCTAAGTGAAAACAAAGGATTACAAGGAGCGATATTAACTCTTATTGAGAAATATTCGTCACAATTAAGCTCAGGTTATAACTTTATATCTGAGGAAGGAAATGAATATAAAGTTAAAATTGATGACGCCACATTTAAAGACCTTATAAGAAAAGTAGTTAATTTGACTGCAAAAAATGAAGAAATACAAAAACTCATAAAAGATTTAATTCTTACAGAGATGAAAAATAGTGGAGCATCAACTGAAGAAATTAATAACTCAAAAGTTGATATGCAACAGATGTTTACTACACTTGAATCACAAGGGTTTTTGGACAAGTTTAATCAAATGATGGACAAGCTTGAGGATGTAAAAATTCTTGGAGATAAAGGAATTGATATTACATATACAATTGACGAAAATGGATATGTAGCAGGTACAAAAGGTGTTATAGAACTTGTTGTAGACATGGCAAAGCTAGATAAAGTATTTGCTGAAAGTGCAATTGAAAGTGAAAGTATCCCAACAGGAATATATATAGTGGGTATAAATTTCGAAGTAAATAACAGAAATATTAATGGAAAAGTAAATATAGTTATACCAACACTTACATCAGCAAATTCATTTAATATTGTGGAATTATTTGCTGAACCACAACCTCAAACAGAACCAAAACCGGTAATTGTCACACACACTGTTACAGGTGGTCAGCTTCCAAAAACCTCTACACATTTGTATGAGATACTTCTTATGGGTGGATTTTTAACGCTGGTGGGTGCCTTAACTTGGCCACGTAAAAAGCGTTATGAATAAAGTAAAACTATCATGGGGCAAGATATCCCTGGCATTTTTAGTCTTGGGATTAGGATGTATTTCTTGGTCACTGTTTAGTATATGGACACAGTCCCATTATACAGGCTATGACGCTACCAGTAGCGATTTAATCCCAGCAACTTTTTTTGTAGATCAAAGCAAGTTAAAGGGAGACAATACTACTCCTGTGGAATCAGATCCTATCCTTTCTCATAAATCACTTTACCCTTTATATCCTACAGAGGGTGATAATATTGGAAGTCTTACGATTCCAGCATTAAAGAGGAAACTGCCCATTTTTCAGGGGACCGGTTCGAAGGAGCTTACGAAAGGTGTAGGGCATTTCTTGCAGAGTGTACTTCCTGGGGAAAATGACAATTGTGTTCTCGCTGGACATCGGGATACGGTATTCAGACAATTAGGCAATCTTAAAATAGGGGATAAACTAATTGTTCAAACATCTGCGGGCGTATTTACCTATGAGGTGAGTGGGACACGAATCGTCCATGAAGACGACAAAACGGTGATTGTACCTACCGACCATGCCGTCTTGACGGTGACAACCTGCTATCCCTTCGATGCTATTGGAAATGCTCCGGATCGCTATATTGTCTCCGCAGCTTTAATAAAAAGTAAGTAAAACATTTAATTAAATAGCTCCTTCGAAAAACCCCTGTTGTTATAAGTATAAATTAATAAAATCCTATCCCTACAATTATATATGTAGAGATAGGATTTTATTTTTATTTGCAATTAATAATTTTACATAAAAATTAAGGATACATTAGCATAATAACTTGATTTGGTGTCGTTTCCAGTTCTACTTTATAAAAAAATGGGTAAACTATATAATGCACTGTATATATAGTATTTATATATTCGAAAGGAGAACACTAATGAACGAAAATAAGTTAGGTAAAACAAATATAACAATTAATGAATTAGATGATGATAAAGGCAGTAGTGGCGTTTCAAACATTGAGATGGCTGTTATGTATAACATGTACAATATGCTTAGCGACATTACTAATGTCGCTTTAGAAGAAAAAAGAAAATTAAATAATGTATCATCTACTAATATAGATACGGTTAGTGTTTCAAACGTGGATATGGCTAGTATGTATAACATGTTAAAGAATAAGTAAAAAAGGTTAAAATCTAAACAAAATCTATAGGTCTTCCCAATAAATTGGCTCAGATTGATTTATTTTCATATTAATCTCCCTTCAAACAAATGTTTAGTCTAATAAAAAATATATTGAAAGAGTTCTTATAATTAAGCAACGGGTATTTAAAAAGTTTACTATGCTACCTTTGAAGTATATATGATATGGGTGAAAAAAAATAACATATATCAAGGGCTAACTTGCATGGCACTTTACTGTACATCTTTGAGTGCTAATAGTATAATTATTTTGATAAGTATATTATTAGTTGAAAAAATATTTTAGTTTTTTACTTAGGAGGGCTTGTTTTGTCAAAAAAAGTTGAACAATCCAATGTTATTAAAGATGTTAAGGCAACAACCGAGGAAAATACTGCAGTAATACTTGAAGCAGAAAAGCAATTATCGCAATCCATGATATGGAACCTACAGAGTGATTTCTTTGCAAACCAGGGACCAGAAGCTTGGATAAAAGGAATTGTACCTCAATACATAACAACTAATCCTTATATAGCAAACCTGTATGCTAAAACTATATTCGGATATTGCAGAGACTATGTTACAAGGACTGATATAGAAAAAAAATCTACCATATACATAATGGAGCTTGCATCTGGTGTAGGCAGATTTACCTATACCTTCCTTAAAAGATTTTTACATATAATCGAAAATTCTTCCCTAAAAGGGCTAAAGTTCAAATATATAGTAACCGATTTTTCTGAAAAGAATATTGAATATTGGCAGAATCATAGCTTTTTAAAGCCATATTTTGACTCTGGAATACTTGATTGTGCAACCTTCGATATAACTAAAGATGATCAGCTTAAATTAAGAAACAGTGGCGAAGTTTTAGCCGGTGGAAATCTAAAGAATCCTTTAATTTTAATTGCTAATTATACCTTTGACAGCCTTCCACAAGATACTTTTTATGTGAATAAGGGAGAGATTTTTGAAGGCTTGATTACAATAACTTCTCCAGAACTAGGGGCAAGCCCTGAGGACAAATCAATACTGGCTGGCTTAGATTATTACTATACAGACAACCAAATTGATGGCAATAATTATTATGAAGATGATGACTTTAATGATATCCTTTTATATTATAAAAATCGTTTAGAGGATACATCTTTTTCATTGCCAATAATGGCCTTGTGTTGTATCTCTAGATTAAAAAGAGCATTTAATGATGACATAATTTTAATTTCCGCAGATAAAGGTTATAAAAATGAAAAATCCATGTTAAAAAACTCTCATCCATTTTTATCAAAACACGGATGTATTTCAATGACGGTTAACTTTCATTCCATGGAACAATATTTCAAAAATATTGGTGGAAAAGCAATACATAGTATCTATGAACATGAGAATATAAACATGTCACTATTTTTATTAACTAACAGCACTCATGATTTTGTAGAAACCACCATGGCCTATAATGAAATTATTGAAAGTATAGGACCAGATGATTTTTATAATTTAAAAAAAGCAGTTGTGCCTTTATGCGAATCACTAGAAACAAAACAGATACTAACCTTTCTTAGGTTTACTTTATGGGATGCAAGAACCTTTCAAGAGGTCTATAACATATTGCTTGAAAGAATAGATACGGAGGAAGATTTTCCAACAGAAGAACTGGTTATAGTAATGAATAGTGTTTGGGAGTACTATTTCCCTATTGGTGAAGAGGGCGACTTAGCATTCTATATAGGCTTATTGTTTGGCTATATTGGCAATGATAGTGATGCTCTAAGATTTTTTGAATATTCACATGAATTATATGGTGCTAGTGCTGAAATTTATTATAAAATTGCGGTTTGCTTCTATAATCTAAGCGAAATTGAAAAAGCCTTAGAGTATACAGAGAAATCACTAGCCTTAGATCCGGTTTTCAAAGAGAGCAAAACTTTAAAAATTTTAATCCAAGAAAAATAATATAAAACATAAAAAAAACTTCTCAATTGAATGTTAAATTGAGAAGATTTTTTTTATATATTAATTATCTAATATTGAAAAAATATTTTTTGAAACTGTAAGGATATCATCCCTACCATCGACTGTAGATAATGAATGATTAGTCTTATAATAATCTATAAGAGGATGGGTCTGATTAGTATAAACATTAAGTCTTTCCTTAACTGTCTCTTCATTATCATCATTTCTTTGAATCAATTTCCCGCCACAAAAGTCACAAATACTTAATTTTTCAGGTGGATTAAACTTTATATGATAACTCCGTCCACAGGAAGAACATATCCTTCTTCCTATATTTCTTTCCAGAATAAATTCGCTGGGAACATCGATTAGAAGTACAACATCCAAAGTGTTATTAATTCCCTGTAGAAAATTACCAAGTTGTTCCGCTTGAAAAACTGTCCTTGGAAATCCATCTAATAGAAAGCCGTTTTTGCAATCCTCTTTCACTAGTCTATCTTCTACTACTTGAATAGTTAGATCATCAGGCACCAACTGACCCTTAGCAATATATTCTTTTGCTTGTACACCAAGGGTAGTTTTGGTGGAGATGTTCATTCTAAAAATATCTCCAGTTGATAGATGGGTTATGTTATATTTCTCGCATATTAGCTTTGCTTGAGTACCTTTTCCAGCTCCAGGGGCACCTAATAAAATCATTCTCAAATTAATGCCTGTCACTTAAAAGCGTAATAAACAGCTTTAGCATTCTATTCGTTAAATAGAGCGGTGGTATCATGGGTTAATGATTAACCACAGTGCAGGATTTTCGCCTACCTTTCTTATGATATTTTCATGTATTCGTTTAAATAAAGATTTGCAATTCACAAAAAGTTATTAGACTATTAATAATATATAATTATTATACAATATATTTGATGAATTACCAAATAAAGATTTATTCGGAAATTTATAGTAGAGAGTTTTATTTTTTTATTTAGTATTTCTTTTGACCAATCTCTGCTTAAGGTGGGGATTTTTTCGCTGAATATGGTATAATAATAAGAATTAAAGTAAGTTTGTAGTATATTTATATATTATTGATATAAATAGGGTGGGTTAAATGAAATGGGCATCAGTAGCTTTAAGTAATAGCTGTTGGTGTTCATTTTCATCATATGGCGTGAAAGGGGATTTTCAAATGAAAAAATTAATGCGAAGAATTAAAAAAGAAATTAAAGAAAAATCTAAGAAATACGGAACTCATGGTACTGGAAACTTAAGTATAACTCTAATATTAACGGATAATGAAATAGGTGAATTTCAAACGGTTAACCTTGATAACCATTATATTTATGATTTAGAAGAAAATGAATTATGCATAAATTATGTAGAAGAAGTTAGTGAGTGTATGAATGTTTATGTTGATGATTTAAGCCAAGTATTTGATTTAAAAAAGTTAGAAGAGGAAAATGGTATTTTTGAATATAATAATAAACAATTACGGTTAATTCAAGATGCATATCTAAGTAAGTTAATTGGACATGAGGGTGAATATACTGCATTAGCAATAGACAATGGAGGAAGATTATATAATATTGTATGGGATATAGTAAACTTTGAAACAGAGGACAGGCCACAAATTTGTAATTGGGATAAATACACAGTTAAAAAAATATAATTGCAATAATAAAGAGCCTAATTGGCTCTTTATTATTGGTAAAATAATTCTAAGATCTTCTTCTTATTATTACCTATTTTCAAGTATGGTATTTAACTTAATACCCTCATTAATTAAATTTTTTCCATATTTATTTTTTAACTTTAAAAGATATATATCATTATGAATATGTTCAGAAACAACGGAAGCTAAGAGAACATTGTCTGTAAAAGTACCTAAGAACTCTTCTCTATGTGGGCCTCTATCTGCAATTAACGTTTTTTCGCAATCTACGACTAACATTATTCTTGTTTGTTTTTCTAAACAACTTTCTTCATTATGAGTATATATTTCTACCGGTAGGTTTTCACTATTAACTTTAGCAAAGGAAAATATAATTATTCTAACTTGTCTTTTTTCAAGTTCAATAAATTCTTTTGAGAATAGTTGTAAATCAAAGTCAGTATTTATGTAAACTTCTTTTTTTGATGTTAATAGCAATTCCTTTGCTTTTGAAATAACATTATCATAACCTGATATATTTAAATACCTTTCTTCTGAATCAGAGTTTTCCAGTTGTTGTAATTTAACTTCTAATAAATCTGTGGTTTCAACAAATTCATTTTTCATTTTATTTGTTAGCGTTGTAGGATTTTCCGCTTTATATAGCTTGGAATTTCCAGGCAGTGAAAACACAATGCCTTTTTTATATAAATTATCTAGAGCAGAATAAACTGATGAACGAGACATATTTAGATTTTTAGCAATTTGATATCCATTTAAGCTAGAATTTTTCAATAAATCAACATAAACTGCCGCT
This DNA window, taken from Clostridium estertheticum, encodes the following:
- a CDS encoding sulfite exporter TauE/SafE family protein, whose protein sequence is MVKILLGSLILFVSYFAFIYFSDVLRAAKTGKIKNKNFIVFGGIGFIANFFDTLGVGSFAIITSIVRFFKLTDDRTLPGTLNVSCTIPTALEAIIFLTVIKVDKITLISMIMAAVLGAIIGADIVAKFNIRDVRIGMGLALIVVAVMMLSGLLHLMPIGGTASGLIGIKLMVAIGCNFILGALMQLGVGLYAPCMALIYALGMNPLAAFPIMMGSCAFLMPAGSVQFVKKEAYDRKASIAITLFGSAGVLIAAYIVKSLPLNIVKWLVLIIVIYTSIMLLVSAHQARKQVKNS
- a CDS encoding MBL fold metallo-hydrolase, which encodes MVGTHPHEDHIGGLDYIINRFKVGKIYMPKATSTTKAFEGVVTAIKNSGMTATVPTPGKGFKVGDATCVIIAPNGINYEDTNNNSIVIKVSFGENSFLFTGDAEAISENEMLASGYDLQADVLKIGHHGSNSSTTQQFLNAVNPKYAVISVGKENNYGHPAKETMDRLIAQNISVYRTDESGNIIGISDGKNITFNVIPSVSIDNNPSITDVKITSIDLANEIATIKNFGATDVDMTGWSLLSTEGMQNYDFPDKFILKAGASMNITSGANAKDDEVVYLKWTGSNIWNNLGDLGELYDANDGLVSSK
- a CDS encoding polysaccharide deacetylase family protein — encoded protein: MRTKKTNFFVFISLIIILTNSLLFGDFLKSHNALGINERNIYTTSYNKDAQILYPLGSSDKFTKKELASNIKWKNNIVKFTRDNPGVIFLNGPTKEKVVSLSFDDGPDSKITPEILDILKKYNIRANFFFIGESAKANPEVVKRAFNEGHLILNHSYTHADLSKLSSQDITKELTSTDNILYKLIGKKPSIVRPPYGAIDNNVINVFRENNYKMAIWSLDTFDWSQKEKDHIVDTVINNVRPGEIILMHSNADKIATAEALPQIIEKLKAKGYQIKTISDMLNIKGYR
- a CDS encoding lmo0937 family membrane protein, whose product is MGFLSWIGGILLIFWFLGFIFSIGGLMIHWLLVIAAIALFVDIISGRRRRRT
- a CDS encoding TerD family protein; translation: MAVSLKKGQKVDLTKTNPGLKKVLIGLGWDTNKYDGGSDFDLDSAAFLLGENGKVSGDGDFIFYNNLNHASNSVNHLGDNLTGNGDGDDEQLKVDLSVVPQNVTKIDFTVTINDAETRKQNFGQVSNAFIRICNEETGAELIRYDLGEDYSIETAVIVAELYRNGAEWKFNAIGSGFEGGLGALCSNFGVNN
- a CDS encoding TerD family protein — translated: MTINLKKGQKVDLTKGNSGISKIVVGLGWDAVASSAGGGLFKKKASDIDCDASVLMINSDGKLKGIENVIYFGNLESRCGGVVHTGDNRTGDGNGDDEQILIDLSKISEGVDKLVFVVNIYDCIKRNQDFGQIQNAYIRIVNTTDNTELLKYNLSESYAGKTSLITGDIYRHNNEWKFSAIGEGTNEGSLTGLIERYRK
- a CDS encoding class D sortase, which produces MNKVKLSWGKISLAFLVLGLGCISWSLFSIWTQSHYTGYDATSSDLIPATFFVDQSKLKGDNTTPVESDPILSHKSLYPLYPTEGDNIGSLTIPALKRKLPIFQGTGSKELTKGVGHFLQSVLPGENDNCVLAGHRDTVFRQLGNLKIGDKLIVQTSAGVFTYEVSGTRIVHEDDKTVIVPTDHAVLTVTTCYPFDAIGNAPDRYIVSAALIKSK
- a CDS encoding tetratricopeptide repeat protein; the encoded protein is MSKKVEQSNVIKDVKATTEENTAVILEAEKQLSQSMIWNLQSDFFANQGPEAWIKGIVPQYITTNPYIANLYAKTIFGYCRDYVTRTDIEKKSTIYIMELASGVGRFTYTFLKRFLHIIENSSLKGLKFKYIVTDFSEKNIEYWQNHSFLKPYFDSGILDCATFDITKDDQLKLRNSGEVLAGGNLKNPLILIANYTFDSLPQDTFYVNKGEIFEGLITITSPELGASPEDKSILAGLDYYYTDNQIDGNNYYEDDDFNDILLYYKNRLEDTSFSLPIMALCCISRLKRAFNDDIILISADKGYKNEKSMLKNSHPFLSKHGCISMTVNFHSMEQYFKNIGGKAIHSIYEHENINMSLFLLTNSTHDFVETTMAYNEIIESIGPDDFYNLKKAVVPLCESLETKQILTFLRFTLWDARTFQEVYNILLERIDTEEDFPTEELVIVMNSVWEYYFPIGEEGDLAFYIGLLFGYIGNDSDALRFFEYSHELYGASAEIYYKIAVCFYNLSEIEKALEYTEKSLALDPVFKESKTLKILIQEK
- a CDS encoding adenylate kinase, which translates into the protein MRMILLGAPGAGKGTQAKLICEKYNITHLSTGDIFRMNISTKTTLGVQAKEYIAKGQLVPDDLTIQVVEDRLVKEDCKNGFLLDGFPRTVFQAEQLGNFLQGINNTLDVVLLIDVPSEFILERNIGRRICSSCGRSYHIKFNPPEKLSICDFCGGKLIQRNDDNEETVKERLNVYTNQTHPLIDYYKTNHSLSTVDGRDDILTVSKNIFSILDN
- a CDS encoding TrmB family transcriptional regulator; translation: MDEILSLLEKLSFSRTEAAVYVDLLKNSSLNGYQIAKNLNMSRSSVYSALDNLYKKGIVFSLPGNSKLYKAENPTTLTNKMKNEFVETTDLLEVKLQQLENSDSEERYLNISGYDNVISKAKELLLTSKKEVYINTDFDLQLFSKEFIELEKRQVRIIIFSFAKVNSENLPVEIYTHNEESCLEKQTRIMLVVDCEKTLIADRGPHREEFLGTFTDNVLLASVVSEHIHNDIYLLKLKNKYGKNLINEGIKLNTILENR